The DNA segment AAGCTGGCGCTGGTAGTGGTCTTACCGACACCGCCTTTGCCAGAAGTCACGACGACGATTTTGGCCATGTTTGCACGATTCCTTAAAGACAAATAGAGCAGGTTGATTGGGCGACCGGTGTGTCTCTCACACCGGCTCGATAATGATTTTTTCCCCCTCCAGACGCACCTTGGCAGGCTTGCCGGCAACTTCTTTGGGGAGATCGGTTTCAATTGTGCGATAGATACCTGCAATAGACAGCAGTTGTGCCTCCATGCAAGTGCTAAAAATCCTGGCATTGGTGTTGCCGCTGGCTCCCGCCACGGCGCGACCGCGCAGCGGTGCGTAAACGTGGACGTTGCCGTCGGCAATCACCTCAGCACCATAGCTGACGATGTCCAGAACCACAATGTCAGTTCCCTTGGCATAGACGCGCTGACCTGAGCGCAGTGGCTTGTCCACAATCACGGCATCGGCCAGTGGTGCGGGTACTTCGACCTCATGCACCACTTCCACCTCGCGGATGATTTCGTGAATTTCTGGCTCGGCCCTGCGTGCGGGCATGACGTCAGGGGCGGCGGTCAGTCCCAGAGCATTGGCGGCGGCCATCTGCGCTTCATTGCCGCCGCGCACGGCCACGGGTATGGTACGGTGGGCGCGCAGGGCGTCGATCAAGGCCGGAAAGTCGATTTCTTCCTCAGCGTCGTTGACCTGGCTGAGGTCGATGAGCACGGGGTCGTTGTCGAAAAAGTCGGGGTCATCGCTCAGGCGCTGCTTCAGGTCCTGAACCAGCGCCTGCATGTCGGTGCCGCGCAGCACCACGGACAGCACTGGTAGTTGAGCACTTTTGAGGTCAAAGCTGGGGCGCACGGCGCCGGTCGATTCAACAGACATGTATGAGATCAGCGCACACAAGGTGCTCTATGAAGACGTCAAAGTGTACCTGTGTACTGGGAAAAAATATGGTCACCGAGTGTTTGCACTGCAACACTTGATGCGGCACAGATACCCGAAGTTGCGCGAGTCTGGATGAAAATACAGTCATGTCTCCAGAGTTATTGATTCAGGGCACCTGTGCCAGCATCACCCTGCGCCGCCCCGAAGTGGCCAACAAACTGATGCCTGAAGACCTGATCACGCTGCGCCGCCAGCTGGATGAGGTCAATGCCAACCCCGCCGTACTGGTGCTCACGCTGCAGGGAGTGGGCAAGCATTTTTGCAGCGGCTATGACATTGGCGAGATCGCCAACAGCCAGAACGAAGGCAGCTCCTTCGGCGAAATGGTGGATGCCATCGAGAACTGCCGCCCCGTCACCATTGCGGCCATTCAGGGCGGTGTGTTTGGCGGTGCCACCGATATGGCGCTGGCCTGCGACTTTCGCGTGGGCGGCTCCAGCAGTCAGATGTTCATGCCCGCCGCGCGGCTGGGGCTTCACTTCTATCTCTCGGGGCTGGAGCGCTATGTGACCCGTCTGGGGGTGGATACGGCCAAGCGCCTGTTCCTGACTGCGGAAAAGCTGAATGCTCAGGCCATGAAGGACTGCGGCTTTCTGACGGATCTGGTGGATCTGGCTGATGGCCCCGATATCAGCGCGCGCGTGGCCCAGTTGCAGACCACGCTGGCTGGAATGGCCCCGCTGGCGCTGCTGGGCATGAAAAAGCACCTCAACGCCATTGCGCGTGGGGTGCATGACAAGGCCGGGATTGATGCGGCTGTGCAGGCCACGATTGAATCGGCTGACCTGCAGGAAGGCGGTGCGGCATGGCGCGAGAAGCGCCAGCCGCAGTTCACCGGCCGTTAAACCGTCGTTTCGGTCTTGGCCAGATGCTCTCTGGCAAAAGTCTCGTACCAGTCCAGACAGCCGGGGTTGGCCATGGCGTCTTTGTTGACCACCTTGGCCAGCGGCTGGCCTAGCAGCAGTTTTTTGATGGGCAGTTCCTGCTTTTTGCCGCTCAGGGTGCGCGGTATCTCGGCCACGGCAAAGATATCGTCGGGCACAAAGCGCGGCGAGAGGGCGGAGCGGATGGCGGCGTTGATGCGACCGCGCAGGGCATCATCCAGCGTCACGCCGGGGCGCAGGGCCACAAACAGCGGCATATAGCTGTCTTTGCCCAGATATTCCAGATCGACCACCATGCTGTCCAGCACCTCGGGAATGGCCTCGACGGCGCTGTAGATCTCGCTGGTACCCATGCGCAGGCCATGGCGGTTGATGGTGGCATCGCTGCGGCCGTAGATGATGCAGCCGCCTTCCGTCTGCAGCTTGATCCAGTCGCCATGGCGCCAGACAGGGCCCATGTCGGGTGCACCGTCGCCGCCGCCGGGCTGGCGGCCATGACCGGCCGGGTACATGTCGAAATAGCTGCTCAGATAGCGCTTGCCTTCGGTATCGCCCCAGAGATACAGCGGCATGGAGGGAATGGGCTGGGTGCAGACCAGCTCGCCCACTTCATCCATCACAGGCTGGCCTTGCTCGTTCCAGGCTTCGACGGCTGCCCCCAGCTGGCGGCATTGCATGATTCCGGGCACCAGCGGCAGGTCGCGGTTGCCGCCGATGAAGGCGCCCGCAAAGTCGGTACCGCCCGAAAGATTGTTCCACCAGATGTCGGGATGACCGAGCTTGGCAAACTGCTCCGTGCCCCATTGCTGCACCTCGGCCGACAGCGGCGAGCCCGTGCTGCCCAGCCCGCGTATGCGCGACAGATCGCCACAGTCAGCAAGATCAACCCCTGCTTTCATGCAATTGGCATAAAAGGCCGCGCCTGAACCAAAGCTGGTCACACCCGTCTCGGCGGCAAAGCGCCACAGCACGTTCCAGTCGGGCTTTTCCTTGCTGCCGCCGGGGCTGCCGTCAAAGATCACGCAGGTGGTGCCGCCCAAGAGGCCGCTGACCTGTGCATTCCACATCACCCAGCCCGTGGAGCTGTACCAGTGGTAGCGCTCGCCCCAGCTATTGGGTTCGTAGCTGCAGCCAATGTCGTTGTGCAAGGCCTTGAGCTGCAAGGCCACCATCACCATGCCGCCGTGGCCGTGAACAATGGGCTTGGGCAGGCCGGTGGTCCCGCTGGAGTACACAATCCACAGCGGATGGTCAAACGGCAGCCATTCGGGCTCGAAGGCCGCAGTTTCAGCATCATTTCTGCCTGTAACGCTTGTGTAATTTGCGGTGCCAGCTATCTTTATTGATGTGTCCAGATTGGGCACCAGCACCACATGCTGCACGCTGGGCAGGCCGGCACGCAGCTCCTGCAGCACTTCGCGGCGGTCTATGTCCTTGCCTGCGTAGTGCACGCCGTCCACGGCAATCAGCACCTTGGGCTCAATCTGCTTGAAGCGGTCAAGCACGGCGTTTGTGCCCATATCAGGCGCGCAGATGCTCCACACCGCGCCCAGGCTGGCGCAAGCCAGAAAAGCGATGATGGCTTCGGGAATATTGGGCAGATAGGCGGCGACCCGGTCGCCTTTGCCTACGCCTTGTGCGCGCAGGTGCAAGGCCAGCGCGGCCACTTGTTGCTGAAGCTGGGGCCAGCTCAGCTCGCGCTTGAGGCCTTGCTCGTTGCGACTGATGACGGTGGGCATGCCCGCAGCATGGGCGGGCTGCACATGGCGCAGCACCTGGCGCACGTAATTCATCTGCGCGCCCGGAAACCACTGCGCACCGGGCATGACATTGCGCTCCAGCACCGTGCTGTGCGGCGTGGGGGATTGCAGTTCGAAGTAATCCCAGATGCTTTGCCAGAAAGCGTCCAGATCGCTGGTGGACCAGCGCCACAGCGCGTCATAGTCGGCGAAACTCAGGCCACGCGTTTCACGCAGCCAGTTTTGATACAGCCGGATTTGTGGAATGTAAGGAGCGGGGTGTTGGGGTGCGGAAGACATGAGTCCAGCCTAGCGCTGCAGCCTGTGCAAGTCATTGGTGGTGGCCCCCTCAGATGTCACCTGTGCAGCACGGATGCGCGGTCAAACCGATAATCGAGGCCTGTCTTCACCGTCAACGGCGCTTGCCGACGACCTGCACCTCATGTCCGCCTTGCCTACCCGCGTGCTGGCCGTCATCCCGCCGATGACGCAGCTCAACACCCCTTACCCGTCCACCGCCTACCTCACGGGCTTTTTGCGCTCGCGCGGC comes from the Comamonas sp. 26 genome and includes:
- a CDS encoding acetoacetate--CoA ligase; its protein translation is MSSAPQHPAPYIPQIRLYQNWLRETRGLSFADYDALWRWSTSDLDAFWQSIWDYFELQSPTPHSTVLERNVMPGAQWFPGAQMNYVRQVLRHVQPAHAAGMPTVISRNEQGLKRELSWPQLQQQVAALALHLRAQGVGKGDRVAAYLPNIPEAIIAFLACASLGAVWSICAPDMGTNAVLDRFKQIEPKVLIAVDGVHYAGKDIDRREVLQELRAGLPSVQHVVLVPNLDTSIKIAGTANYTSVTGRNDAETAAFEPEWLPFDHPLWIVYSSGTTGLPKPIVHGHGGMVMVALQLKALHNDIGCSYEPNSWGERYHWYSSTGWVMWNAQVSGLLGGTTCVIFDGSPGGSKEKPDWNVLWRFAAETGVTSFGSGAAFYANCMKAGVDLADCGDLSRIRGLGSTGSPLSAEVQQWGTEQFAKLGHPDIWWNNLSGGTDFAGAFIGGNRDLPLVPGIMQCRQLGAAVEAWNEQGQPVMDEVGELVCTQPIPSMPLYLWGDTEGKRYLSSYFDMYPAGHGRQPGGGDGAPDMGPVWRHGDWIKLQTEGGCIIYGRSDATINRHGLRMGTSEIYSAVEAIPEVLDSMVVDLEYLGKDSYMPLFVALRPGVTLDDALRGRINAAIRSALSPRFVPDDIFAVAEIPRTLSGKKQELPIKKLLLGQPLAKVVNKDAMANPGCLDWYETFAREHLAKTETTV
- the minC gene encoding septum site-determining protein MinC, which produces MSVESTGAVRPSFDLKSAQLPVLSVVLRGTDMQALVQDLKQRLSDDPDFFDNDPVLIDLSQVNDAEEEIDFPALIDALRAHRTIPVAVRGGNEAQMAAANALGLTAAPDVMPARRAEPEIHEIIREVEVVHEVEVPAPLADAVIVDKPLRSGQRVYAKGTDIVVLDIVSYGAEVIADGNVHVYAPLRGRAVAGASGNTNARIFSTCMEAQLLSIAGIYRTIETDLPKEVAGKPAKVRLEGEKIIIEPV
- a CDS encoding enoyl-CoA hydratase/isomerase family protein produces the protein MSPELLIQGTCASITLRRPEVANKLMPEDLITLRRQLDEVNANPAVLVLTLQGVGKHFCSGYDIGEIANSQNEGSSFGEMVDAIENCRPVTIAAIQGGVFGGATDMALACDFRVGGSSSQMFMPAARLGLHFYLSGLERYVTRLGVDTAKRLFLTAEKLNAQAMKDCGFLTDLVDLADGPDISARVAQLQTTLAGMAPLALLGMKKHLNAIARGVHDKAGIDAAVQATIESADLQEGGAAWREKRQPQFTGR